Proteins encoded by one window of Lathyrus oleraceus cultivar Zhongwan6 chromosome 1, CAAS_Psat_ZW6_1.0, whole genome shotgun sequence:
- the LOC127098407 gene encoding uncharacterized protein LOC127098407, producing the protein MAECEACIFGLEAAIDLKIKILEVYGDSALVICQIRGEWEVRDPKLIPYKEHVSKLILYFDEVTFHHIPRAENQLVDALATLASMFKVKWKNEAPSFHIDYLDEPAYCLAAEEESDDYPWFRDIKKYLEKQEYPEDASITDKKYLRKLSAKFFLSGDVLYKRNYDSVLLRYVDRHKADRIIMEIHEGFFRTYASGHTMVKKISRAGYYWMTMEIDCHRHV; encoded by the coding sequence AGATCAAGATTTTAGAAGTCTACGGAGATTCCGCGTTGGTGATCTGCCAAATCAGAGGAGAGTGGGAAGTTCGCGATCCCAAATTAATCCCCTACAAAGAACATGTCTCGAAGCTAATCCTGTATTTTGATGAAGTTACATTCCATCATATTCCCCGAGCGGAAAACCAATTGGTAGATGCTCTGGCTACCTTGGCTTCTATGTTTAAggtcaaatggaagaatgaagcacctTCTTTCCATATTGACTACTTGGATGAGCCAGCATACTGTTTGGCGGCCGAAGAAGAGTCAGACGATTACCCCTGGTTCCGTGATATCAAAAAGTATCTGGAAAAGCAAGAGTATCCAGAGGATGCATCCATTACGGATAAGAAGTATCTTCGAAAGCTCTCAGCAAAGTTCTTCTTAAGCGgagatgtgttgtacaagagaaattatgaCTCGGTCCTGCTTAGGtacgtggatagacacaaagcagaccgAATCATAATGGAAATACACGAAGGGTTCTTCAGGACATACGCCAGTGGGCACACCATGGTTAAAAAGATCTcgagagcaggttattactggatgactatggagatTGACTGCCATCGTCACGTCTAG